The following coding sequences lie in one Cloacibacillus sp. genomic window:
- a CDS encoding amidohydrolase — protein MAIPQDIIEEMTRRRRDFHKFPETGWAEFRTTAIVADILKELGWKISFAKDFINPDEVMGYTIDKKAEKARAAAQGANEKTMSHIGDYTGLYADLDSGKKGPFTVFRFDIDCVDTEEAKDQRHTPARLGFASVNPGRMHACGHDGHTAIGLALAQMLQENKGRLRGRIRLIFQPAEEGVRGGYAMSMAGIADGADYFIAMHLGLGKPTGTIFGGTGGFLCSTKFDAYFRGVGAHAGGEPERGKNALLAAASAALNMHAIAPHSGGATRVNVGVLNAGEGRNVVPPNATMKIETRGETSELAAYIYSHAKDVIYGAAKMYDVDVSITKQGETITTNSDAELASVIAAEAAAIAGVTDTEPSRAMAGSDDACWFMRRVQEQGGLATYIGVGATTAAGHHNNRFDFDEAAMPIALELLYKSALRLNS, from the coding sequence ATGGCGATACCGCAGGATATAATAGAGGAGATGACACGCCGCCGGCGTGACTTCCATAAATTTCCCGAGACCGGCTGGGCCGAATTCAGGACTACGGCAATCGTCGCCGACATCCTCAAAGAACTTGGGTGGAAGATAAGTTTCGCGAAAGACTTTATCAACCCCGACGAGGTGATGGGATATACCATAGACAAAAAGGCGGAAAAGGCGCGTGCCGCCGCCCAGGGCGCCAATGAAAAGACGATGTCGCACATCGGCGACTACACGGGACTATACGCTGATCTTGACAGCGGCAAAAAGGGACCGTTCACCGTATTCCGTTTCGATATTGACTGCGTAGACACCGAAGAGGCGAAGGACCAGCGGCACACCCCGGCGAGGCTCGGCTTTGCTTCGGTGAATCCGGGGAGGATGCACGCCTGCGGACATGACGGCCATACGGCGATCGGCCTTGCGCTCGCGCAGATGCTGCAAGAGAACAAGGGCCGACTCCGCGGACGCATCAGACTGATCTTCCAGCCCGCCGAGGAGGGCGTGCGCGGCGGCTACGCGATGTCGATGGCAGGCATAGCCGACGGCGCCGACTATTTCATTGCGATGCATCTCGGCCTCGGAAAGCCCACGGGAACGATCTTCGGCGGCACCGGCGGCTTCCTCTGCTCCACAAAATTCGACGCCTACTTCCGCGGCGTGGGCGCGCACGCTGGAGGAGAGCCGGAGCGCGGCAAAAACGCGCTGCTCGCAGCAGCCTCGGCGGCGCTCAATATGCACGCGATCGCGCCTCATTCAGGCGGGGCCACGCGCGTCAACGTCGGCGTCCTCAACGCCGGAGAGGGACGCAACGTAGTCCCCCCCAACGCGACGATGAAAATAGAGACGCGCGGAGAGACCTCGGAGCTTGCCGCCTACATATACAGCCACGCTAAGGACGTTATTTACGGAGCGGCGAAGATGTACGACGTCGACGTGAGCATCACCAAACAGGGCGAAACGATCACGACGAACAGTGACGCGGAGCTCGCCTCCGTCATCGCGGCGGAGGCCGCTGCGATAGCCGGCGTCACAGATACCGAGCCGTCGCGCGCAATGGCCGGCAGCGACGACGCCTGCTGGTTTATGAGGCGTGTACAGGAACAGGGAGGCCTAGCGACCTACATCGGCGTCGGCGCGACGACGGCGGCGGGACACCACAATAACCGTTTTGATTTCGACGAGGCGGCGATGCCGATAGCGCTGGAACTCCTGTATAAGAGCGCGCTGCGGCTCAACTCCTGA